The Pyrus communis chromosome 12, drPyrComm1.1, whole genome shotgun sequence genomic sequence ataaattatttttaacaagCATATatgataacaaacaaaaaatgcctaatgtatgtaataatctaggtaaaataatttacctacaacataaaagaatattaattggttttttgttgttttataaaacaatattattatttgatGCTAAATAACTGATTGTACAAaggatttttctttccaaaagaaaaatgtgcccataaattgtttatgaacatagctaaatttatatatatatatatatatatatatatatatatatatatatatatattcctaatATTTATcatacaagaaaggtaaaattttcatatggggttaattgctaatcataattagggtgggtaataatatttattgacaTAACTAGAGTTttgtggcataagttgtaaatatgtGATGATAATTGGTTACATATTTGTCTACATGGTattctatttgaaatttgggttttatttggaagTTTAATATTATGTGGGTTTTTGCTTGGAAAATAAGAGTTTCAAGGGCCTTTTTCTAAAGAACCctttttcaaatgatatggctatccacatcagatgtcacctaagatggtatagaaatgtggtataaaaacatggtatgaataacattactcatttAGATATGTAAATGTAATATTGAATTGAGATGGTAACACCATATATATGAAAGTGTAAAAGGGATGACatggatgcatgcatgcatgcctcCGTTTTCTTGTAACTATGTAAGGTTGAATCCCTTATTATTACTTTGTTTGATGATCAGATATACAGCACTGGTTGAGCTAAATGTCCTCCAAGCGGCAAAGGACATGGAGAAAGTGTTGGATGTCTCAATGAGTCAAATTGTAGAAGATGAATCATTGTCATTGCCACAAGATCCACCATCCTATCCCCTTCTCTCCAAGCAATTTTTATGTCTCCACGGCCGTGATCTCTTCGCTTGTTCTGCTTCATGGTTTCTTGTCGATGTTGTCTTCTACAGCAGCAACCTTTTCCAATCTCAAGTATATGGAAAATTCCTCCCGAAAAAATACAAAGTCAACGCCTATCAAGATGCTCTATTTGTTGCACTGCTGCAAGCCATAGTTGCAATGTGCTCAACAATTCCAGGTTACTGGTTCACTGTCTACTTCATCGATCGAATTGGAAGACGCAAAATCCAAATGATGGGTTTTCTTGCCATGGCATTGGTTTATTTCGCGCTAGGGATACCCTACAAGTTTTATTGGGTAACGCATGTCGATGCAGGCTTCATGGTCCTCTACGGCCTCACTTTCTTCTTCGCAAATTTTGGACCAAACACCACTACTTTTATAGTGCCTGCTGAACTTTTTCCGGCACGATTCAGATCGACTTGTCATGGGATATCAGGGGCCGCTGGGAAGGTTGGGGCCATTGTTGGAGTTATAGGGTTTGCGTTAGTCTCACGTGGTAAAACAGAGGAGCATCCGGTAGAGATGACGGTCACATTGGTAATTTTGGGCGGAGTTTGCATTTTGGGAACGATGGTAACGTATTTTTTCACACCCGAAACCAATTGCAAATCACTAGAAGAGAATGAGGAATATGATGAAGAGTAACTGCTGCCGCTTCAGAATTATAATGCTACTCGTCCCATCTATTTGTACGATTATTTGTAACATATCTAATAGAGTATGATCCACTACACATGCAGGTCTCATCTTTACTTGAGAGATAGTACAAATAATGATTGGAtggtaagaaaaatatttttgggtaatttttccttcaacgtgtgttttaattatgtttagaaTTATGCATATGTCTATGTCCTGTACATTAATTATAGGCTCAGATTTGAGTGAGATAAAAAATAAGTAGtggattatatatatatcaaggcTTGTGCACACGTTGTGATACTTGTTAGTTATCATTAACTTCTGTTAAGTATGAGTGGCAAATAGATGCATGATATTGCAAGTGATCCTTTACCACAATAGCGGAAAAGTGTTGTGTCATTGTATGATGGCGTGAGTTCAAACTCCATCGgtaactaatctaacatttaacttACTAACGTTATCGctcgattaaaaaaaaaaaaaaaaaaaagatgcgtGATATGGTAATACGCCAATTGTTAGAGTGCACTAACAAACTGAAAATAACagtcaaaatcaaaattataacAATTTTACAAAGTTGCTGTGGTGTAGTGGTTATCACGTTAGTCttacaaactaaaaaaaattataacaattTTATTAACAATATAACAAATTACGTCTAATTGCGCTTCAACAATTTATATACAGAATTTGAATCTGTCCACCACGACTACTTTATCTAATTTTATATACTTGTCCACCACGACTACTTTATCTAATTCAAGTTCCTAATACCAAGAACCCTTCCGATCAGACTAACC encodes the following:
- the LOC137711581 gene encoding probable inorganic phosphate transporter 1-9; translated protein: MALKVLSALDTAKTQWYHFKAIIVAGMGLFTDAYDLFCIPPILRLLGRVYYQKDRIFRDQSFDNDDNNFFVRTDVAAALLCVSLLGTVIGQLVFGRLGDRIGRRRVYGLSLMVMVLSALGCGFSVCTSPGCVLVSLGFFRFMLGIGIGGDYPLSATIMSEFANKRTRGSFIAAVFSMQGFGILASSLVTMTVCGIFDGPSNAKGKEKTPSQADVAWRLILMLGAIPAAMTYYWRMMMPETARYTALVELNVLQAAKDMEKVLDVSMSQIVEDESLSLPQDPPSYPLLSKQFLCLHGRDLFACSASWFLVDVVFYSSNLFQSQVYGKFLPKKYKVNAYQDALFVALLQAIVAMCSTIPGYWFTVYFIDRIGRRKIQMMGFLAMALVYFALGIPYKFYWVTHVDAGFMVLYGLTFFFANFGPNTTTFIVPAELFPARFRSTCHGISGAAGKVGAIVGVIGFALVSRGKTEEHPVEMTVTLVILGGVCILGTMVTYFFTPETNCKSLEENEEYDEE